The sequence GGGCGAGGGCGGGCTCGGCGAGCCGCTGTCCGGGGCGGCGGCCGCGCAGCCAGCGGTCGGCGGCACGCCGCACCTCGCCGGCCGGGGGTGCGTGGCCGTCGCAGTAGGCGGCGCCGGAGGCGAAGGCGGTGGCGTGCTGGGCGGCGGCGTAGAGGGCCTCGGCGGTGTAGCCGATGAAGGAGTCGACGCTGCCGGAGGTGTCGGCGACCTGTTCGGCGAGGGCTTCGAGCCGGACGACCTCGTGGGCGCGGGCCTCGGCGGCGGTGGCCAGTTCGGTGGCCGAGGTCAGATCGCTGGGGGTGCCGGCCTCCAGCAGAAAGGTGCCGATACCGGCGCCGCGCAGCAGCATCCGGCCGGCGCGGAAGGCGCCGAGCTCGCGGCGGCGGGCCAGATAGCGGGCGGGCGGGCAGTGCGGTTCGAGGCCGAGCAGCGGGGGGCACCAGCGGCGCAGTGCCAGGCCCGTCCAGCTGTCGAAGTAGCTGGTGCCCGCGGGGGCGGGGCCGTGGGCGCCGGTGGCGGCGGCCAGGTGGGCCTCGAAGGAGCCGAGGCCCAGTTCGCCGTGGACCGCGCCGTGGCTGTGCTGATCGATGAGCGGTGACTGATCCACCGGGGAGGGAAGGCCGTCCATCCGCTCCTCCTACCCAAGAGCCCGCCGGACGCGAACGAGACGTCGCGCCCAGTGGGCTTAACGGGCAAGGGGGTGGTGAGGTAGCGGGCTGTGCTCGCGCGGCGTGCGCTCCGGCGCACGGCAGCCGTACGGCGTCAGGCGCCGGCGTTGGCCGGGCCGCCGAGCTGGAGGCCCGCCATCCGGGTCCACTCGTAGCGGCCGGTACGGACCTTGGCGGCGAGGTCGCCGTCGAAGTCGTCGTGGAGGGTCAGGCCCGCCTGTGCCGCGGCGTCCTTGGCCTGGTCGAAGCTGTCCGCGACGAGGTTTCCCCACTCGCCGTTGGCGCCGACCAGGGCGATCCGGGTGCGGCCGCGGCCGATGTGGGCGAGCTGGCCCTCGGCGCTGCCGCCGTGGGAGGCGGCGAAGGCACGGATCTGCCGGGCCAGCCGGGCCGCCCGCCGGTCCCCGCTCTTGCCGGCCGCCGTCGCCACCGGCTCGGCCGCCTCGTCCGCTTGCTGGGTGTCTGCCATGGACAGCATGCTACCCGCCGGTAATCACCTGAGGAAGGGTTCGGACACGGCCCGGGAACGTGATGCTCAGCGCAGGAACGGGTCCACCGCGACGGCCACGAACAGCAGCGAGACATAGGTGATGGACCAGTGGAACAGCCGCATCTCCTTGAGCTTCGCGCCGGTGACCTCGGCCCTGGCGCGGTTCTGGAGACCGTGCGCCTCCCACAGCCAGAAGCCGCCCGCGAGCAGCGCGACCGCCGTGTAGAACCAGCCGGTGTAGCCGAGCGGCGTCAGCAGCAGCGAGACCCCGACCATCACCCAGCTGTAGAGGACGATCTGCCGCGCGACCACCTTGTTCGAGGCGATGACCGGCAGCATCGGCACGCCCACCCGCGCATAGTCGTCCTTCACCTTCATCGACAGCGGCCAGTAGTGCGGCGGCGTCCAGAAGAACATGACCAGGAAGAGGATGACCGGCGCCCACGACATGGAGTCGGTGACCGACGACCAGCCGATGAGGACGGGCAGGCACCCGGCGATGCCGCCCCACACGATGTTCTGCGACGTCCGCCGCTTGAGGATCATCGTGTAGACGACCACGTAGAAGAGCAGCGCGCCCAGGGACAGCCAGGCCGACAGCCAGTTGACCGCGAAGCCGAACAGCAGGGTGGAGACCACCGCGAGCGAGATGCCGAAGACCAGGCATTCGGTCGGGCTCACCATGCCGGTGACCAGCGGCCGCTGCGACGTGCGCTCCATGAGGGCATCGATGTCGCGGTCGTACCACATGTTCAGCGCGTTCGCGCCGCCCGCGGAGAGGTAACCGCCGATGCAGGTGATCAGCACCAGCTTCAGATCGGGCACGCCCTGCTGGGCGAGGAACATCACCGGAACCGTGGTGATGAGCAGAAGCTCGATGATCCGCGGTTTGGTCAGCGCCACGAACGCCTTGACTCGGGCACCGAACGGCCGTCGGCCCCGGCTGCTGCTCGTCAGCGCTCCCGCTGGACGGGATTCGACGGCCGTCACGCACACCCCTGACAGAGACTCCAGCGAGCCCCCGAAGCAGACCACTTGAATGTGAAGTCCCGGCAACGACTCGCGCGTACCACGCCACTCTAGACGTTGCCCATACCTTGCCCTTCGCGGGGGTGGGGTCGTGTTGGCCCGCCTCTGTCACGGGAGGGGACACCGGAAAAGGGACCTTTCCCCGGACGTTCGCCCGGGGTTCAGGAGGCGAACGGGACCGCCGCCCGTCAGTCTGGTCGTATGGCCCGTGCCCAGGACCGCATCCCGGTCGGGAACACTCGAAGTCCCGACTTGGCTGTGCAGAGCGACGAGTCCTTTCGACACCGCCCGACGACTGAGCGCCGACGCCACCGACTGAGCACAGACTGAGCGCCGAAAACGCCGACTGAGCGTCGAAAAGGCGCACGCACCGGCGGGGGTAGGCTCGGCAGCACCGCCGCCGACATACCGTCCCGGCGTTCGACATGTGGAGAGGAGCCCTGACTCAGGGTGAGCACCAAGCCGACCACAGATTTCGAGTGGACCGATGTGGACCAGCGGGCCGTGGACACCGTCCGCGTCCTGGCCATGGATTCCGTGCAGAAGGTCGGTAACGGCCATCCGGGTACGGCCATGAGCCTGGCTCCCGCCGCCTATGTCCTCTTCCAGAAGATGATGCGGCACGACCCGGCGGACGCGGACTGGACCGGCCGTGACCGGTTCGTCCTCTCCGCGGGCCACTCCAGCCTGACCCTCTACATCCAGCTCTACCTGGCCGGCTACGGCCTGGAGCTGGACGACCTCAAGGCGTTCCGCACCTGGGGCTCGAAGACCCCGGGCCACCCGGAGTACGGCCACACCACCGGCGTGGAGACCACCACCGGCCCGCTGGGCCAGGGCGTCGCCAACGCCGTGGGCATGGCGATGGCGGCCCGCTACGAGCGCGGCCTGTTCGACCCCGAGGCGGCGCCCGGCACCTCGCCGTTCGACCACCACATCTTCGCGATCGCCGGCGACGGCTGCCTCCAGGAGGGCATCTCCGCCGAGGCGTCCTCGATGGCCGGCCACCAGAAGCTCGGCAATCTGATCCTGCTGTGGGACGACAACCACATCTCGATCGAGGGCGACACCGAGACCGCGATCTCCGAGGACACCTGCAAGCGCTACGAGGCGTACGGCTGGCACGTCCAGCGGGTGGAGCCCAAGGAGGACGGCGACCTCGACCCCGAGGCGCTCTTCCGCGCCCTGGAAGCCGCCAAGGCCGAGACCGAGCGTCCGTCCTTCATCGCCATCCGCTCGATCATCGCCTGGCCGGCCCCCAACGCCCAGAACACCGAGGCCGCGCACGGCTCGGCGCTGGGTGCCGAGGAGGTCGCCGCCACCAAGCGGGTGCTGGGCTTCGACCCCGAGCAGGACTTCGAGGTCGCCGAGGCGGTGCTGGCGCACACCCGCGGTGCCCTGGACCGCGGCCGGGACGCCAAGAAGGAGTGGGAGAAGTCCTTCGCCGCCTGGCGCACGGCCAATGCGCAGCGCGCCGCCGACTTCGACCGGATCGCCGCGGGCGAGCTGCCCGAGGGCTGGGAGGAGCACCTCCCGGCGTTCGAGACCGGCAAGGCGCTCGCCACCCGCGCCGCCTCCGGCAAGGTGCTCCAGGCCCTGGGCGCGGTCATCCCCGAGCTGTGGGGCGGCTCGGCCGACCTCGCCGGCTCCAACAACACCACGATCGACAAGACGTCGTCGTTCCTGCCGGCGGGCAACCCGCTGCCGGAGGCCGACCCCTACGGCCGCACGATCCACTTCGGTATCCGCGAGCACTCCATGGCCGCGGAGATGAACGGCATCGCGCTGCACGGCAACACCCGCATCTACGGCGGCACCTTCCTGGTGTTCTCCGACTACATGCGCAACGCCGTCCGGCTGTCCGCGCTGATGCACCTGCCGGTGACGTACGTGTGGACGCACGACTCCGTCGGTCTGGGCGAGGACGGCCCGACCCACCAGCCGGTCGAGCACCTGGCCTCGCTGCGCGCCATCCCGGGCCTGAACATCGTGCGCCCGGCCGACGCCAACGAGACC is a genomic window of Streptomyces gilvosporeus containing:
- a CDS encoding amidohydrolase; the encoded protein is MDGLPSPVDQSPLIDQHSHGAVHGELGLGSFEAHLAAATGAHGPAPAGTSYFDSWTGLALRRWCPPLLGLEPHCPPARYLARRRELGAFRAGRMLLRGAGIGTFLLEAGTPSDLTSATELATAAEARAHEVVRLEALAEQVADTSGSVDSFIGYTAEALYAAAQHATAFASGAAYCDGHAPPAGEVRRAADRWLRGRRPGQRLAEPALARHLLWSAMATGLPVQLHCPDPQPLAGFLRATAGIGADVVLLPGAPHHRRAAQLAAVHAHVYADTGPRPEETLGHAPFGKLLFSSGARGLPELYVTGARLFVRGLERVVREWTEEGMCGPGEGRRIAQMIGAGTARRVYRLPAATG
- a CDS encoding heme o synthase encodes the protein MALTKPRIIELLLITTVPVMFLAQQGVPDLKLVLITCIGGYLSAGGANALNMWYDRDIDALMERTSQRPLVTGMVSPTECLVFGISLAVVSTLLFGFAVNWLSAWLSLGALLFYVVVYTMILKRRTSQNIVWGGIAGCLPVLIGWSSVTDSMSWAPVILFLVMFFWTPPHYWPLSMKVKDDYARVGVPMLPVIASNKVVARQIVLYSWVMVGVSLLLTPLGYTGWFYTAVALLAGGFWLWEAHGLQNRARAEVTGAKLKEMRLFHWSITYVSLLFVAVAVDPFLR
- the tkt gene encoding transketolase — encoded protein: MSTKPTTDFEWTDVDQRAVDTVRVLAMDSVQKVGNGHPGTAMSLAPAAYVLFQKMMRHDPADADWTGRDRFVLSAGHSSLTLYIQLYLAGYGLELDDLKAFRTWGSKTPGHPEYGHTTGVETTTGPLGQGVANAVGMAMAARYERGLFDPEAAPGTSPFDHHIFAIAGDGCLQEGISAEASSMAGHQKLGNLILLWDDNHISIEGDTETAISEDTCKRYEAYGWHVQRVEPKEDGDLDPEALFRALEAAKAETERPSFIAIRSIIAWPAPNAQNTEAAHGSALGAEEVAATKRVLGFDPEQDFEVAEAVLAHTRGALDRGRDAKKEWEKSFAAWRTANAQRAADFDRIAAGELPEGWEEHLPAFETGKALATRAASGKVLQALGAVIPELWGGSADLAGSNNTTIDKTSSFLPAGNPLPEADPYGRTIHFGIREHSMAAEMNGIALHGNTRIYGGTFLVFSDYMRNAVRLSALMHLPVTYVWTHDSVGLGEDGPTHQPVEHLASLRAIPGLNIVRPADANETALAWREILRRWTKKYGVGAPHGLALTRQGVPTYPANEATAKGGYVLFDAETDGKAVEPQVVLIGTGSEVQLAVEAREQLQAAGIATRVVSMPSVEWFEEQDQAYRDSVLPPSVRARVAVEAGIGLTWHRYVGDAGRIVSLEHFGASADGKVLFREFGFTADAVAAAARESLEAAAR